CAGACCTTATTTAAGAAATAACGGTCATGGGATACCACGATGACGGTATTGTCGAAGTTGATCAGGAATTCTTCCAGCCAGGCAATGGCATCCAGATCCAGGTGATTGGTCGGCTCATCCAGAAGCAGAATATCCGGATTACCGAACAGTGCCTGTGCAAGCAGGACTTTGACTTTTTCTGCACCGGTCAGACTCTTCATCAGATGGTCGTGAAGTTCTGTCTCGATTCCGAGACCGTTCAAAAGAGTGGCTGCATCTGATTCAGCTTCCCAGCCGTTTAAGGTCGCAAATTCCGCTTCCAGCTCGCTGGCGCGGATTCCATCTTCATCTGTAAAATCCTCTTTGGCGTAAATGGCCTCTTTTTCTTTGGAAATTTCGTACAGACGGGCATTTCCCATGATGACGGTATCCAGAACCGGATATTCATCATATTTAAAATGATCCTGTTGCAGGAAAGAAAGTCGCTCTCCCGGAGTGATGACAACTTCTCCCTGTGTGGGTTCGAGCTGTCCGGAAAGAATCTTTAAGAAGGTAGATTTTCCGGCTCCGTTGGCACCGATCATTCCGTAACAGTTCCCTTCTGTAAATTTAATATTAACATCTTCGAATAATGCGCGTTTTCCAACGCGAAGTGTGACATTATTAGCACTGATCATATAGAATACCTCGTAATTTCTAATGTTTCTGTTTCCAATGCAATAGTATACAGAAGGAAAAAGTATTTGTAAAGGAAACCTTTTCTGATCAGGAAAAACGTTATATAATAAAAGCCAGACATGTAAACCGAAACCAAAAGTGAGGGACAGTATATGGAAAAAGCAACATTAGTATTAGAAGGCGGAGCAACCAGAGGTGTTTTTACATCCGGAGTGCTGGATTACATGATGGAAAAGGAATTTTATGTAAGTGATGTGATCGGTGTGTCAGCCGGATCCTGCAATGCAGTGGATTATGTGTCCAGACAGATTGGAAGAACCAGAGACTGCATGATCCATAAGGAAAAGAAATACAGTTTTTATAATGGGATTCGGAAGACCATCAAAGAGAGAAGCCTGATGGATATGAATATGATCTTCGATACGTATCCGAGGGAGATTTTTCCCTTTGACTTTGACACATATTTTAAATCAGAGATCAACTGTGAGATTGTGACTACGAATTGTCTGACGGGACAGGCAGAATACATGACAGAAAAAGAAGACGGCGACAGACTGATGAAAATCTGCCGTGCGTCCTCCAGTATGCCGTTGGTTTCCCCCATCGTAAATGTGGATGAGATCCCTTATCTGGATGGTGGAATTGCCGATTCTATCCCAATCCGAAGAGCATTGGAAAAAGAGAATGAAAAAATCATCGTAATCCTGACGAGAAATGCAGGATACCGGAAGAAGATCCCGTCCAAAGCTCTGGGAAATCTGTACCGCAGAGCCTATAAATCTTATCCGCAACTGGTTCGGGCGATCCTCAGAAGGAACCAGATCTACAACCGAACCTTAAATGAGATCCATGCGCTGGAAGAAAAAGGCAGGATCTATGTTCTTCGCCCGGAGGAAGAAGCAATCGGTCGTAT
This window of the Mediterraneibacter butyricigenes genome carries:
- a CDS encoding patatin-like phospholipase family protein, which codes for MEKATLVLEGGATRGVFTSGVLDYMMEKEFYVSDVIGVSAGSCNAVDYVSRQIGRTRDCMIHKEKKYSFYNGIRKTIKERSLMDMNMIFDTYPREIFPFDFDTYFKSEINCEIVTTNCLTGQAEYMTEKEDGDRLMKICRASSSMPLVSPIVNVDEIPYLDGGIADSIPIRRALEKENEKIIVILTRNAGYRKKIPSKALGNLYRRAYKSYPQLVRAILRRNQIYNRTLNEIHALEEKGRIYVLRPEEEAIGRMEKKYEVLEGFYEHGYHLMERDFDKMTEYLGK